One Platichthys flesus chromosome 14, fPlaFle2.1, whole genome shotgun sequence genomic region harbors:
- the LOC133968915 gene encoding nucleolar protein 9, with translation MWEKAEETNPQEGGGKKRKYPGGDDGEGEERKKWGGEEGERSKGDGGRKRLDAMSVGYFRRVGERLADGFEDKEERAMFVENVLSEVKGKAMLVAMDCTGSITLQRLLPLSSPEQVGEVLAELGGESGSDIAVVSCDRCGGHVVESAVRQMSRWTESSQKESSDTTEGEEESFELLEAQVLSLSQVVRDNIEEFIQHVHGSHVVRTLLHLLAGCLGPPRTESRQGPKGRGVAPPLTDFEIPTSFWYELKSLTETLMENINLSVTDAVASAVFQTMLTVCHRKRPKLCKQLLKQIMAYLTSRSAAPGLSPLLVFLKDQASSHLIETIIQLSHKPLLRDLYKNHLKGHMVDLALHPIANFPIQRLTAASAKYKMFLKLFDELIQGVEAVLASGHMGVIIQLAESCAESEEKQDEMLQCLLRAFHCAEPGSRQVSCLPLFMSLLTYEVYYHSETAEGGTSTEVPLSSICYHGSRLVQALSKFKERSVLLSSLRTLSPADLLTLASDPAGSHVLQALITTSSDKGRGKILRRLEGLHVQMACSRLGSRVLEAIWNSASVNQRQSIAQDLVPSENQLRSHQFARHVWAKFALSHFVHRRAHWQEIQAGESKKRKLFSDILE, from the exons ATGTGGGaaaaagcagaggaaacaaacccacaggaaggaggaggaaagaagaggaaatacCCCGGTGGTGATGAtggggaaggagaagagagaaagaagtggggaggtgaagaaggagagaggagtaAGGGAGACGGTGGAAGGAAGCGCCTGGACGCCATGAGTGTGGGATATTTCCGCCGAGTCGGAGAGAGACTAGCTGACGGTTTTGAagataaagaggagagag CGATGTTTGTGGAGAATGTGCTCTCTGAAGTCAAAGGTAAAGCGATGTTGGTGGCGATGGACTGCACAGGAAGCATCACCCTGCAGCGGCTGCTCCCTCTGTCCAGCCCTGAGCAAGTGGGAGAGGTGCTGGCTGAACTGGGCGGAGAATCCGGCTCAGACATTGCGGTGGTTTCCTGCGATCGCTGCGGGGGCCACGTCGTGGAGAGTGCAGTCAGACAGATGTCCAGGTGGACGG agtCTTCCCAGAAGGAGTCGTCTGATACcacagaaggagaagaggagagttTTGAATTGCTGGAGGCGCAGgtgttgtctctcagtcaggTGGTCAGAGACAACATTGAAGAGTTCATCCAACATGTCCATGGCTCACACGTGGTCCGCACACTTCTACACCTGTTGGCAGGCTGCCTCGGACCCCCCCGCACTGAATCCCGTCAAG GTCCAAAAGGGCGCGGTGTCGCTCCTCCGCTGACAGACTTTGAGATTCCCACGTCATTTTGGTACGAGCTGAAAAGCCTCACAGAGACCTTGATGGAAAACATTAATC TGAGCGTGACAGATGCTGTTGCCAGCGCAGTGTTCCAGACCATGTTGACTGTCTGTCACAGGAAAAGGCCCAAGCTCTGCAAACAGCTCCTCAAACAAATCATGGCGTACCTGACGAGTCGCAGTGCTGCTCCAGGACTGAG TCCACTTCTGGTCTTCCTGAAGGATCAAGCTTCAAGTCACCTCATTGAGACGATCATACAGCTATCCCACAAGCCCCTTCTGCGTGACCTCTACAAGAACCATCTCAAGGGTCACATGGTAGACCTAGCCCTCCATCCCATCGCCAACTTTCCAATACAGCGTCTGACTGCAGCGTCAGCCAAATACAAGATG TTCCTGAAGTTGTTTGATGAGCTAATCCAAGGTGTGGAGGCCGTCTTGGCCTCAGGTCACATGGGGGTGATCATCCAGCTGGCGGAGAGCTGTGCAGAGAGCGAAGAGAAACAGGACGAGATGCTGCAGTGTCTCCTGCGT GCGTTCCACTGCGCTGAGCCCGGCTCCCGGCAAGTCAGCTGCCTCCCCCTTTTCATGTCCCTGCTCACCTACGAGGTGTACTACCACTCTGAAACAGCAGAGGGCGGCACATCAACAGAG GTCCCGCTGTCGTCCATCTGTTATCATGGCTCGCGGCTGGTCCAGGCACTGTCCAAGTTCAAGGAGCGCTCGGTCCTCCTCAGCAGCCTGCGAACCCTGAGCCCGGCTGACCTTCTGACGCTGGCCTCTGACCCTGCGGGCAGCCACGTCCTCCAGGCCCTCATCACCACATCCAGCGACAAAGGGAGGGGAAAGATCCTTAGGAGACTGGAG GGGTTGCATGTTCAGATGGCTTGCTCCAGGCTGGGCAGTCGGGTGCTGGAAGCCATATGGAACAGTGCATCCGTGAATCAGAGGCAAAGCATCGCACAGGACCTAG TTCCAAGTGAAAACCAGCTGAGGTCGCATCAGTTCGCTCGTCACGTGTGGGCCAAATTCGCTCTCTCCCACTTTGTGCACAGACGAGCGCACTGGCAGGAAATACAGGCGGGCGAGTCCAAGAAGAGGAAGCTTTTCAGTGACATTCTGGAATAG